From Nematostella vectensis chromosome 14, jaNemVect1.1, whole genome shotgun sequence, a single genomic window includes:
- the LOC5501698 gene encoding uncharacterized protein LOC5501698, with translation MSSTLDELIRSFARDNFGPQYRVAPQGRNNTIEPLTLIVKHGKPWHIRQPKIVLEPLECFLDDGKPNLKEEVRELAKLNLRNGPVFRTAKGAEAGIETKGEVVVGEHFKIAGTKKHDLGELSLGNVQEEFYKETGLRAILHKAFLDPVKMLPYEKEKLYIITGVVYSDRLRVLGARRKEDTIDAEAKAPSMPFLTWCENVAAVKARLSRVLIPTQAIGKTARSPLLFTYARLEYQKEEKRLQVKKGVFIGAKLKPRDVVADNDGKEENEDNDDDEMNDAEELTAEDLDTFAEFVQLDDDRDFASTLQDLYQSTGDNSNEKLEIVLNFLSTTKNIKEMKTRLNFVLHTINYAMSSPNGSMRTEVPMSESDQKLMTEVGLTLERGLNSAKVFRVSNENREQVRDYGLIFQHLQEIGDEEWDAVKQFADQIKEERTAKDEEEN, from the exons ATGAGTTCGACTTTGGACGAACTGATCCGGTCGTTCGCAAGAGACAATTTTGGCCCTCAGTATCGTGTGGCACCTCAAGGGAGAAACAACACAATAGAACCGCTGACCTTGATTGTAAAACATGGCAAGCCTTGGCATATACGACAGCCAAAGATAGTGTTAGAGCCTCTTGAGTGCTTCCTAGACGACGGCAAACCTAATTTAAAAGAAGAGGTCCGAGAACTTGCGAAATTGAATTTGAGGAACGGACCTGTTTTTAGGACTGCAAAAGGAGCGGAAGCCGGAATCGAAACAAAGGGAGAGGTGGTAGTAGGAGAGCATTTTAAAATCGCGGGGACAAAGAAGCATGACTTAGGAGAGCTGAGCCTGGGAAACGTACAAGAGGAGTTCTACAA GGAGACAGGTCTGCGAGCTATTCTTCACAAGGCATTCCTGGACCCTGTGAAAATGCTCCCGTACGAGAAGGAGAAGTTGTACATCATCACAGGCGTTGTGTACAGTGACAGGCTTCGCGTGTTGGGTGCACGGAGAAAGGAGGATACCATCGATGCCGAGGCAAAGGCCCCTTCTATGCCTTTCCTGACTTGGTGCGAAAATGTAGCTGCCGTCAAAGCCAGACTTAGCAGG GTGCTGATCCCGACCCAAGCAATAGGGAAAACCGCACGCTCACCACTGCTTTTCACGTACGCTCGACTTGAATAccagaaagaagaaaaaaggctACAA GTGAAGAAGGGCGTGTTTATCGGCGCAAAGCTCAAACCACGTGATGTTGTTGCGGACAATGATGGTAAGGAGGAGAACGAAGACAACGACGATGACGAGATGAATGATGCGGAAGAACTCACAGCTGAAGATTTGGATACATTCGCAGAGTTCGTACAACTCGACGACGATAGGGACTTCGCTAGTACACTTCAAG atttGTATCAAAGTACTGGGGATAATTCGAAcgaaaaactggaaatcgttTTGAATTTCCTGTCAACAACGAAAAACATAAAAGAGATGAAGACCCGCTTGAATTTTGTACTCCACACG ATAAATTACGCCATGAGCAGTCCTAATGGGAGCATGCGCACTGAGGTCCCAATGTCAGAAAGCGACCAGAAGCTGATGACAGAAGTCGGATTAACCCTCGAACGAGGCCTCAACTCCGCCAAAGTGTTCCGCGTCTCAAACGAGAACAGGGAACAAGTGAGAGACTACGGGCTGATTTTCCAGCATCTCCAAG aaATCGGCGACGAGGAATGGGATGCAGTTAAGCAGTTTGCAGACCAGATAAAAGAAGAGAGGACTGCAAAAGACGAGGAAGAAAATTAG
- the LOC5501697 gene encoding frizzled-4, with amino-acid sequence MSPQRLFFGLLVYAITASSLAQEKKDWKCEKISIDLCRSVGYNVTRMPNLIGHETQKEAESQLKQFLPLIQYGCAREQLVFFLCSAYAPMCTDKVDVVITSCRPLCEYVRKSCLPVLTEFGIPWPNPLNCTRFLVRNNERNMCMPGPNFTESPEKPRPDFKPINDTTEKPPSTGSEQCRRFKNSKNYFYVQSTESCAVRCNEDGIFKTSDKETMDIWITIWSIFCFISTTITLTTFLIETGRFKYPERSIIWLALCYNFYSLSYIIRLGAGRQAISCDTDPTTHVKFHIQDGLRNTGCAIVFLIQYFFCMAATIWWVVLALTWFLAAGMKWGCEAIGSYAKLFHIIAWILPCIKTIFILITRKVDGDELTGLCFVGNQDLIALAAFVLGPQFTYLIIGTLFLIAGFVALFRIRTTVQRGGQAKTDKLERLIVRIGIFSVLSTVPATAVIACYFYEYANKEYWYYGQRDGAVAEPNFSIFMLKVFMSLFTGVITGMWIWSHKTMNTWRAFYYKVSGKRPPRKLERNGNGNTNETTV; translated from the coding sequence ATGTCACCACAACGACTGTTCTTTGGGCTGTTAGTATACGCGATTACCGCCTCAAGCTTAGCGCAAGAGAAAAAGGATTGGAAATGCGAGAAGATTTCTATTGATTTGTGTAGAAGCGTTGGCTACAACGTGACAAGAATGCCAAACCTTATCGGCCATGAGACCCAGAAGGAAGCTGAATCGCAGCTCAAGCAATTCCTACCTCTTATTCAATACGGCTGTGCAAGGGAACAACTGGTTTTCTTCTTATGCTCTGCATACGCTCCTATGTGTACGGATAAGGTTGATGTAGTTATCACATCTTGCAGGCCGCTTTGTGAGTATGTACGCAAATCGTGTCTACCCGTGTTGACCGAGTTTGGTATTCCGTGGCCGAATCCTTTGAACTGTACACGGTTCCTCGTCAGAAATAACGAGCGAAATATGTGTATGCCCGGACCGAATTTTACAGAATCGCCTGAGAAACCTAGACCAGACTTTAAACCAATTAATGATACTACGGAAAAGCCTCCATCTACGGGGTCAGAACAATGCCGGAGATTTAAAAACAGCAAGAATTATTTCTACGTTCAAAGCACCGAGTCTTGCGCTGTTCGATGTAACGAAGATGGCATCTTTAAGACCTCCGATAAGGAAACTATGGATATTTGGATCACTATTTGGTctattttctgttttatttccaCGACTATTACTCTCACAACGTTCCTGATTGAAACTGGTCGATTCAAATATCCCGAGCGGTCGATAATTTGGTTAGCACTGTGTTATAACTTCTATTCGCTCTCGTATATTATACGCCTGGGCGCAGGGCGACAAGCCATCTCATGCGACACGGACCCAACTACACACGTAAAATTTCACATTCAAGACGGCTTAAGGAATACGGGTTGCGCTATTGTATTTCTGATCCAGTACTTCTTTTGCATGGCAGCGACGATTTGGTGGGTTGTACTCGCATTGACCTGGTTTCTTGCGGCTGGTATGAAGTGGGGATGCGAGGCTATAGGCTCTTACGCTAAACTTTTTCACATAATCGCTTGGATTTTGCCTTGCATTAAGACTATATTTATTCTCATAACAAGAAAAGTAGACGGAGACGAGCTAACCGGATTGTGTTTTGTAGGGAACCAAGACTTAATAGCTCTTGCTGCGTTTGTTCTTGGGCCTCAGTTTACATATCTTATTATCGGGACGTTGTTCTTAATCGCCGGCTTTGTTGCGTTGTTCCGCATTAGAACAACCGTGCAACGCGGTGGACAAGCAAAGACCGACAAACTTGAGCGATTAATCGTTCGTATCGGTATATTCTCCGTTCTCTCTACTGTCCCGGCGACTGCTGTTATTGCATGTTATTTTTACGAATATGCAAACAAAGAATACTGGTATTACGGTCAGCGAGACGGAGCGGTAGCCGAACCAAACTTTAGTATATTCATGTTAAAAGTGTTCATGTCTTTATTCACCGGTGTTATAACAGGTATGTGGATATGGTCCCACAAAACTATGAACACGTGGAGAGCGTTCTATTACAAGGTTTCCGGGAAACGTCCACCTAGGAAACTGGAAAGAAACGGTAATGGCAATACGAATGAAACCACAGTTTGA